One region of Edaphobacter bradus genomic DNA includes:
- a CDS encoding DUF2461 domain-containing protein, whose protein sequence is MPTHFSPEALKFLRGLKRHNDRAWFNERKPIYEREVKAPMLALVAAVNEAMLAFAPDNVRPPQKALFRIYRDTRFSPDKHPYKTHQGAWWARTGLEKTSGGGFYLHVGATEVVIAAGVYMPEREQLLAIRRYLVDHHAEFRKILANKKLRSLMQPFEGLPLTRPPKGFAPDDPAIDLIRCRQWGVLANLPAEAATQPTFLKEVIVRFKAAAPMVELLNAPLIPKPRKPLF, encoded by the coding sequence ATGCCCACCCACTTCTCCCCCGAAGCCCTCAAGTTCCTCCGCGGCCTCAAGCGCCACAACGATCGCGCCTGGTTCAACGAGCGCAAGCCCATCTACGAGCGCGAGGTCAAGGCCCCCATGCTCGCGCTCGTCGCCGCCGTCAATGAGGCGATGCTCGCCTTCGCGCCCGACAACGTCCGCCCCCCGCAGAAGGCCCTGTTCCGTATCTACCGCGACACCCGCTTCAGCCCCGACAAGCACCCCTACAAAACGCACCAGGGAGCCTGGTGGGCGCGCACCGGCCTCGAGAAGACCTCCGGAGGAGGCTTCTACCTCCACGTCGGAGCCACCGAGGTCGTCATAGCCGCTGGCGTCTACATGCCCGAGCGCGAACAGCTCCTCGCCATCCGCCGCTACCTCGTCGACCACCACGCCGAATTCCGCAAGATCCTCGCCAACAAAAAGCTCCGCTCGCTCATGCAGCCCTTCGAAGGCCTGCCACTCACCCGCCCGCCCAAAGGCTTCGCCCCCGACGACCCCGCGATCGACCTCATCCGCTGCCGTCAGTGGGGAGTCCTCGCCAATCTCCCAGCCGAGGCCGCAACGCAGCCCACCTTCCTCAAAGAGGTCATCGTGCGCTTCAAAGCTGCGGCCCCCATGGTCGAGCTCCTCAACGCTCCGCTCATCCCCAAGCCGCGAAAACCGCTCTTTTAA
- a CDS encoding ArnT family glycosyltransferase, translated as MLVRMQKRSDTRTSTSPRQTIVLVLAGLLLCVLTIQLVHVARLFSANWDEAHHLYDGYAILTRHDYRANAEVPPLVKVMAALPLLHLHPSLPGQLSTSQTQNAFLAGRAFVFGNGGDRLLFPARMACMLFSLTTALLTYAAGRTFFGALAGLCALFLFVFDPNVLAHGTLISTDMGSACFILAGVYAFYRFAIQPGWKWLLAAGLLAGLAMVAKFTGILIAPMLLVIAVAEGIRKRSAVVLGKLLAASIAILVCACLVIWMFYGFRYAPATVGLDLSPSLAPYLASMPHKSDGAKLALLARFHLLPQAYLWGLANTKHTEWEYTSYFLGRVYRHGPWQYFPLAFLIKSTLPLLILLLLAPLALRSSKQGYGRELIFLLVPVGVYFAVITTSHFDIGARHLMPVYPFLYIIAGAAAAMLLRRGSGWAALATVLVMWQIVTTMRIAPNYMAYGNEAWGGPLQVRRYLSDANVDWGQQLKTVKQYLDQNHISNCWFAYFPDGAVQPIDYGIHCKRLPTPSALWWLNLPMTVPPQIEGTVLISESVLDGVESGDGALNPYDAFHKLHPVAILQDGVYVYRGTFSVPLASALVDVRRSRELAHAGQIDQALQLAQQAATLAPDSPRVQLQLADVLAMQQQWREAADHYHLAQVALMHQRPDLQAEELGPPIELGLKNTLSSR; from the coding sequence ATGCTTGTGCGCATGCAGAAAAGATCTGATACGCGCACATCAACTTCGCCTAGACAAACGATTGTATTGGTTCTGGCTGGCCTTTTACTTTGCGTGCTCACCATTCAGCTGGTCCATGTTGCACGACTCTTTTCCGCTAACTGGGACGAGGCGCACCACCTCTATGACGGCTACGCGATCCTGACCAGGCACGACTACCGGGCGAACGCCGAGGTGCCACCGCTTGTGAAGGTGATGGCCGCCCTGCCCCTTCTACACTTACATCCTTCGTTGCCGGGGCAATTGAGCACTTCCCAAACGCAGAACGCATTTCTGGCTGGCCGGGCCTTTGTTTTCGGCAATGGCGGCGACCGTCTGCTCTTTCCGGCCCGCATGGCCTGTATGCTGTTTAGCCTAACGACAGCGCTGCTTACCTATGCAGCAGGGCGGACCTTCTTTGGTGCACTAGCTGGCCTCTGCGCATTGTTTCTGTTCGTCTTTGATCCCAACGTCCTTGCGCACGGCACCCTGATCTCCACAGATATGGGTAGTGCCTGCTTCATCCTGGCCGGTGTGTATGCCTTCTATCGCTTCGCAATCCAGCCGGGTTGGAAGTGGCTGCTCGCTGCGGGTCTTCTCGCGGGACTTGCCATGGTTGCGAAGTTCACCGGAATCCTGATCGCGCCCATGCTGCTCGTGATTGCGGTGGCGGAGGGCATCCGCAAGCGCAGCGCTGTTGTGCTTGGAAAATTGTTGGCCGCTTCCATCGCGATTCTGGTCTGCGCTTGCCTCGTCATTTGGATGTTCTACGGGTTTCGCTACGCGCCGGCTACTGTGGGTCTGGACCTCTCTCCCTCATTGGCGCCCTATCTTGCATCAATGCCGCACAAAAGCGATGGGGCAAAGCTTGCTCTTCTCGCTCGCTTCCATCTGTTACCGCAGGCCTACCTCTGGGGACTGGCAAATACCAAACACACGGAATGGGAGTACACAAGCTACTTCCTGGGACGCGTTTACAGGCATGGTCCCTGGCAATACTTCCCCTTGGCCTTTCTGATTAAATCCACTCTTCCGCTGCTGATCCTGCTACTTCTTGCTCCGTTGGCGCTGCGCAGCTCCAAGCAGGGATACGGCCGGGAGCTGATCTTTTTGCTGGTTCCGGTGGGCGTCTACTTTGCCGTCATTACAACGTCACACTTCGACATAGGTGCCAGGCACCTGATGCCCGTGTATCCATTTCTCTACATCATCGCGGGAGCCGCAGCCGCCATGCTGCTGCGCCGAGGATCCGGATGGGCTGCGCTGGCCACGGTCTTGGTTATGTGGCAGATCGTGACCACTATGCGGATCGCTCCGAACTACATGGCCTATGGCAACGAGGCATGGGGTGGTCCGCTCCAGGTACGTCGCTACCTAAGCGACGCCAACGTTGACTGGGGCCAGCAGCTCAAGACCGTGAAGCAGTATCTGGATCAGAATCACATCTCAAACTGCTGGTTCGCCTACTTCCCAGACGGCGCAGTGCAGCCGATAGACTACGGCATACATTGCAAACGTCTGCCCACGCCCAGCGCCCTATGGTGGCTCAACTTGCCCATGACCGTCCCGCCCCAGATCGAGGGCACCGTGCTGATTAGCGAAAGCGTTCTCGATGGCGTGGAGTCCGGCGATGGAGCTCTTAATCCCTACGACGCGTTCCATAAGCTGCACCCTGTCGCTATCCTTCAAGACGGCGTATACGTTTATCGCGGAACCTTTTCTGTCCCGCTCGCCTCAGCCTTGGTAGATGTTCGCCGCTCCAGAGAACTGGCGCACGCCGGGCAAATAGACCAAGCATTACAACTCGCGCAACAAGCTGCCACGCTCGCACCGGACTCACCCAGGGTACAACTCCAGCTAGCCGATGTACTGGCTATGCAGCAACAATGGCGTGAAGCAGCAGATCACTACCACCTTGCGCAAGTGGCCCTGATGCACCAACGGCCAGATCTGCAGGCGGAAGAGCTCGGTCCACCAATTGAGCTTGGGCTGAAAAACACCCTCTCAAGTCGCTGA
- a CDS encoding vanadium-dependent haloperoxidase: MKMARVLCALALFAGLTTLLMEGSEARAESDQDRGDRSSDQAVNPVVQWNKNLLVIVRTRGAQPPTVHATRSFAIMHAAIYDAVNVIDRSHKPYLIRLARPQRDASLEAAADAAAHEVLVALYPAFKATLDAELQQSLAQIPDGQDKAVGIDIGQTVADQILALRSTDGANSNPIPYDFGNAPGDYQSTPPNFPPQPQFTHWSHVTPFALEHANQFRPGPPPALISDSYSDAFNQVKSLGMFDSTTATADEMLIGQFWNGAIQNYWNEITQTASVAHGLTTAESARLFALLNLSLADSVIAFYDAKYTYNFWRPVTAIRAADTDNNPETVVDTTWLPEGGKNTAPDPSYPGAHATISAAGAEVLDSFFKRDDFDLNVTSEVLPGVERSFTSFSAAFDEASFSRVLAGQHFSFDENAGGRLGREVANFVVDNFLTSREREGEDDR; this comes from the coding sequence ATGAAAATGGCACGAGTCTTGTGTGCACTTGCGCTTTTTGCCGGCCTCACTACCCTCCTGATGGAGGGTAGTGAAGCGAGAGCTGAAAGCGATCAGGATCGAGGAGATCGATCCTCCGATCAGGCAGTCAACCCGGTTGTCCAGTGGAACAAAAACCTCCTGGTCATCGTTCGTACTCGGGGAGCACAGCCTCCAACCGTCCACGCGACGCGCAGTTTCGCGATCATGCATGCTGCGATCTATGACGCGGTCAATGTTATTGACAGAAGTCACAAGCCGTATCTCATCCGTTTAGCACGCCCGCAACGAGATGCTTCCCTCGAAGCAGCAGCAGACGCTGCGGCGCACGAAGTGCTGGTTGCGCTGTATCCGGCATTCAAGGCCACACTCGATGCCGAACTTCAGCAATCATTGGCGCAGATTCCGGATGGACAGGACAAAGCTGTAGGCATTGACATAGGGCAGACAGTGGCGGACCAAATCCTGGCCTTACGAAGCACGGACGGCGCGAATTCCAATCCGATTCCCTATGATTTTGGAAACGCCCCGGGAGACTACCAGTCGACACCGCCAAATTTCCCTCCACAACCGCAATTCACGCATTGGTCTCACGTGACCCCTTTTGCCCTTGAGCATGCGAACCAGTTTCGCCCTGGTCCGCCTCCGGCGCTGATCAGCGATAGCTACAGCGATGCTTTCAATCAGGTCAAATCGTTAGGAATGTTCGACAGCACGACGGCGACGGCTGACGAAATGTTAATTGGCCAATTCTGGAATGGGGCCATTCAGAACTATTGGAATGAGATCACGCAGACGGCCTCGGTGGCGCATGGCTTGACGACGGCTGAGAGTGCCCGCCTGTTTGCCTTGCTGAACCTTAGCCTCGCTGATAGTGTGATCGCTTTCTACGACGCCAAATACACGTACAATTTCTGGCGTCCGGTAACCGCCATTCGTGCTGCCGATACCGACAACAATCCAGAGACGGTAGTTGACACGACGTGGCTGCCGGAAGGCGGCAAGAACACCGCCCCGGATCCGTCCTACCCAGGTGCGCACGCTACGATCAGTGCTGCCGGGGCAGAGGTGCTGGACTCCTTCTTCAAGAGGGACGATTTCGATCTCAACGTGACGTCAGAGGTTCTACCTGGGGTAGAACGTTCATTCACGAGCTTCTCCGCGGCGTTCGACGAAGCATCCTTCAGCCGTGTTTTGGCGGGACAACATTTCAGCTTTGACGAGAACGCTGGCGGTCGATTGGGTCGTGAGGTCGCCAATTTTGTCGTCGACAACTTCTTAACCAGTCGAGAAAGAGAGGGAGAGGACGACAGGTAG
- a CDS encoding ParB/RepB/Spo0J family partition protein, which translates to MPTATQDPKRRALGKGLESLLPQRPVNIAASAAAPVEVAGKPLEIGLDHIERNPWQTRSRFDEVQLAELAASITATGVVQPILVRPLIGGKYQLIAGERRLLASRKAGKTTIPAIVRQVPDEQVLEMTIVENLQRTDLNPMEQSRAYQRLSEVFHLTQEQMATRTGKDRASVANFLRLLRLPEGVQTKVETGELSFGHARALLALDSPELITSAAQKVLALSLSVRQTESYVQGLINPEAKEKKADKAAQQPEDPNVREAQDTLRRRLGLKVRIEDKKGKGKVIIEYSGLEDFDAIMTALGG; encoded by the coding sequence ATGCCAACAGCTACTCAGGACCCTAAACGCCGCGCCCTTGGAAAGGGCCTGGAATCCCTTCTACCGCAGCGTCCCGTCAATATTGCTGCCTCTGCCGCCGCTCCTGTGGAGGTTGCGGGCAAGCCGCTGGAGATTGGGCTGGACCATATTGAGCGCAACCCGTGGCAGACGCGCAGCCGCTTCGATGAGGTACAACTGGCGGAGCTGGCGGCGTCGATTACGGCGACGGGAGTTGTGCAGCCTATTCTTGTCAGGCCGCTCATAGGAGGAAAGTATCAGCTCATCGCCGGTGAGCGACGCCTGCTGGCCTCGCGCAAGGCGGGAAAGACGACGATTCCGGCGATTGTGCGACAGGTTCCGGACGAGCAGGTCCTGGAGATGACGATCGTCGAGAACCTGCAGCGGACGGACCTGAACCCGATGGAGCAGTCGCGGGCGTATCAGCGGCTAAGCGAGGTCTTCCACCTGACGCAGGAGCAGATGGCGACGCGCACAGGCAAGGATCGGGCCTCGGTGGCGAACTTCCTTCGTCTGCTGCGGCTTCCGGAGGGCGTGCAGACCAAGGTGGAGACGGGCGAGTTGAGCTTTGGCCATGCGAGGGCGCTGCTGGCGCTGGACTCGCCGGAGCTGATCACGTCGGCGGCGCAGAAGGTGCTGGCGCTGTCGCTTTCGGTGCGGCAGACGGAGAGCTATGTGCAGGGGCTGATCAATCCGGAGGCCAAGGAGAAGAAGGCCGACAAGGCGGCGCAGCAGCCGGAGGACCCCAATGTTCGCGAGGCGCAGGATACGCTGCGGCGGCGGCTGGGACTGAAGGTGAGGATCGAAGACAAGAAGGGCAAGGGCAAGGTGATTATCGAGTACTCGGGGCTTGAGGACTTTGATGCGATCATGACTGCGCTCGGCGGGTGA
- a CDS encoding ParA family protein produces MALADETPKDETPKAIPSRVIAVVNQKGGVGKTTTAINLAASLALEGLATLLIDCDPQANTTGGLGFGREDGRASVYDLMMGHVPADKIILPTEIENLSLVPGSKNLIGANIELVGLERREYRLREAIEPVRANYPFILLDCPPALDLLTLNSLVASDGLLVPMQAEYFALEGISELMSTLDRVSQAFNPTLALEGVLLTMYDDRTNLSQQVSDNLRSFFNDKLLKTTIPRNIRLAEAPSHGKPVALYDPRSRGAEAYHELAQEILTRNNVESPEAVKRKAEAEAEEAAAKVTKKDKKVRFWPYTK; encoded by the coding sequence GTGGCTCTCGCAGATGAAACCCCGAAGGATGAGACCCCGAAGGCGATCCCTTCCAGGGTGATTGCGGTCGTAAACCAGAAGGGCGGCGTCGGCAAGACCACTACAGCCATCAACCTCGCCGCTTCGCTCGCGCTCGAAGGACTCGCCACGCTGCTGATCGACTGCGACCCCCAGGCCAATACCACCGGAGGCCTCGGCTTTGGCCGCGAGGACGGCCGCGCCAGCGTCTATGACCTGATGATGGGCCACGTCCCGGCCGATAAGATCATTCTTCCCACGGAGATCGAGAACCTGTCGCTGGTCCCCGGCAGCAAGAATCTGATTGGCGCCAATATTGAGCTGGTCGGGCTGGAGCGCCGCGAGTACCGGCTGCGTGAGGCCATTGAGCCAGTCCGAGCCAACTACCCCTTTATTCTGCTCGACTGCCCGCCGGCTCTCGACCTGCTGACCCTGAACTCCCTGGTGGCCTCGGATGGGCTGCTGGTTCCCATGCAGGCGGAGTACTTTGCGCTGGAGGGGATCTCGGAGCTGATGAGCACGCTCGACCGCGTCTCGCAGGCGTTCAATCCGACGCTCGCGCTCGAAGGCGTTCTGCTGACGATGTACGACGACCGGACGAACCTCTCCCAACAGGTCTCCGACAACCTGCGGTCGTTCTTTAATGACAAGCTGCTCAAGACGACGATCCCGCGCAACATCCGGCTGGCGGAGGCTCCGAGCCACGGCAAGCCGGTCGCGCTGTACGATCCGCGATCGCGCGGGGCCGAGGCTTACCACGAGCTGGCCCAGGAGATTCTGACGCGAAACAACGTTGAGAGCCCCGAGGCCGTCAAGCGCAAGGCCGAAGCGGAGGCCGAAGAGGCTGCAGCGAAGGTTACGAAGAAGGATAAGAAGGTCCGGTTCTGGCCGTATACGAAGTAA
- a CDS encoding HU family DNA-binding protein, with translation MAKGLTKTALVRHMAEKLELTNKQTTAFLDLLAETAVKETKKNGEFTIPGIGKLVKAERKARLGRNPQTGETIKIKAKTVVKFRVAKVAKDTIAPAKK, from the coding sequence ATGGCAAAGGGATTGACCAAGACAGCCCTCGTCCGTCACATGGCGGAGAAGCTCGAACTCACCAACAAGCAGACCACCGCGTTCCTCGATCTGCTGGCCGAGACCGCAGTGAAGGAGACCAAGAAGAACGGCGAGTTCACCATTCCTGGAATCGGCAAGCTGGTGAAGGCGGAGCGCAAGGCTCGTCTCGGCCGCAACCCGCAGACCGGCGAGACCATCAAGATCAAGGCCAAGACCGTGGTGAAGTTCCGCGTCGCCAAGGTTGCCAAGGACACCATCGCTCCGGCGAAGAAGTAG
- a CDS encoding ferritin-like domain-containing protein, producing MKTEIRPSTLSSEPGSLSLTEDANEKFGRVVRRRSFLKGMGMATAAVPAAVLLPAGALFTEAKAHASEPQHGGKLSRGDAAILRFLAAVELIESDLWVQYNELGGVNGGNPAYIAALQNLDGDMPQYISDNTDDELSHAAFLNAYLESKGEEQVNLDQFRTLPSSQATGAKQIGRLTNLLNLNVDLSWYTRYRSKENPDLGATFKGPFSITNEPAIPLNDTDTPPNTAQPAPPVTPAARRMQAIANTAGFHFAFIEQGGSSLYTTMALKASDLEVLRIVVSIGGVEVDHFSLWHDKAGNAVAQPLAGLVDPETGLTFPDLNAPATELTKTNLILPEPCDFLKQEKLPPCSVIRPSLTENGGAVATIKAFTDDLLFAGQSNEFFHLVRQLASEADAAQREL from the coding sequence ATGAAGACGGAAATCCGACCATCCACCTTGTCATCTGAGCCTGGTTCTCTGTCGTTGACAGAGGACGCTAACGAAAAGTTTGGCCGCGTTGTGCGGCGACGGTCGTTCCTGAAAGGGATGGGTATGGCCACCGCAGCAGTACCGGCTGCCGTGCTGTTACCGGCTGGGGCGCTCTTCACCGAAGCCAAGGCTCATGCGTCAGAACCCCAGCACGGGGGCAAACTTTCGCGGGGAGATGCAGCTATCCTCCGGTTTCTAGCCGCGGTAGAGCTGATCGAGAGTGATCTTTGGGTACAGTACAACGAGCTCGGAGGAGTCAACGGAGGCAATCCAGCATACATCGCGGCTCTTCAGAATCTCGATGGCGATATGCCTCAATACATCAGCGACAACACAGACGATGAGTTGAGTCACGCCGCGTTCCTTAACGCTTACTTGGAGTCTAAGGGCGAGGAGCAGGTCAATCTCGATCAGTTCAGGACTTTGCCAAGCAGCCAGGCGACCGGGGCAAAACAAATCGGGCGGCTCACCAACCTGCTGAATCTCAATGTGGATCTGAGTTGGTACACGCGCTACCGCAGCAAAGAGAATCCAGATCTCGGCGCGACTTTCAAAGGGCCGTTCTCCATTACGAACGAGCCCGCAATTCCCCTGAATGACACTGACACTCCTCCCAACACTGCACAGCCTGCTCCTCCAGTAACTCCAGCGGCCCGCCGGATGCAAGCGATCGCCAACACGGCGGGGTTTCATTTTGCGTTTATCGAGCAGGGTGGATCGAGCCTTTATACAACGATGGCGCTCAAAGCCAGCGATCTTGAGGTCCTGCGAATCGTGGTCAGCATCGGCGGTGTCGAAGTAGACCACTTCTCGCTCTGGCACGACAAGGCCGGCAACGCGGTGGCGCAACCTCTAGCTGGGCTCGTCGATCCGGAGACCGGGCTAACCTTCCCGGACCTGAATGCACCGGCAACGGAACTAACCAAGACGAATCTGATCCTGCCTGAACCGTGTGACTTCCTCAAACAAGAGAAGCTGCCCCCTTGCTCAGTCATCCGACCGTCCCTGACAGAGAATGGGGGCGCGGTGGCAACGATCAAGGCTTTCACAGATGATCTGCTCTTCGCTGGCCAGTCCAATGAATTCTTTCATTTGGTAAGGCAACTAGCCAGCGAGGCGGATGCGGCACAACGTGAATTGTGA
- a CDS encoding MGMT family protein, translated as MRSPMVPQNLKRRILKDGLRKNEQRDDAFRRIIRSVPKGRVSTYGKVAAAAGYPLYHRAVARLLRNAPLHGLPWQRIVGAGGEIKLKGEAAAEQRLRLTMEGVKFRGKRVNMEIYEHPIRSWETHD; from the coding sequence ATGCGCTCCCCGATGGTTCCGCAAAATCTCAAGCGAAGGATCCTGAAAGACGGTCTTCGCAAAAATGAGCAGCGCGACGACGCCTTTCGGCGCATCATTCGTTCTGTCCCCAAGGGCAGAGTTTCAACCTATGGCAAAGTCGCTGCTGCCGCGGGCTATCCCTTGTACCACCGAGCGGTCGCACGGTTGCTACGCAATGCTCCTCTCCACGGACTGCCCTGGCAGCGCATCGTCGGTGCCGGCGGCGAGATCAAGCTGAAAGGTGAAGCTGCAGCCGAACAACGCCTTCGGCTCACTATGGAGGGCGTAAAGTTTCGCGGCAAGCGCGTCAATATGGAAATCTATGAACACCCAATTCGCAGTTGGGAGACGCACGATTGA
- a CDS encoding methyltransferase family protein, with the protein MRPSAFVFRYRLLVHAVIFLLAFTVPWDRWLRLDLDANGSTWLLLSTWTARNHWLSFSAATVAFLVFGAGCALAAALLRTWAAAYIGYATVQSPLLHGDRVVAAGPYRYLRNPLYLGTIVHTFGLALLMPPSGAIFALVFVTGLELVLIACEEPFLTAKLGDAYTAYRARVPRIVPALTPRVPQSEMQAHWKTAFPAEIYYWGFFLTWLVVGWKYNASLMTQGVLISLGVALVVRALLPRQAEKA; encoded by the coding sequence ATGAGACCTTCCGCTTTCGTATTCCGCTATCGCCTTCTTGTTCATGCTGTGATCTTTCTGCTTGCCTTTACCGTGCCGTGGGATAGGTGGCTGCGGCTCGATCTCGACGCGAATGGCTCGACGTGGCTTCTGCTCTCGACGTGGACGGCGCGTAATCACTGGCTCTCGTTCTCTGCGGCGACGGTTGCGTTTCTGGTCTTCGGGGCGGGGTGCGCGCTGGCGGCGGCGCTGCTTCGCACGTGGGCCGCAGCTTATATCGGATACGCCACAGTGCAGTCGCCCTTGCTGCACGGCGACCGCGTGGTGGCGGCCGGGCCATACCGGTATCTGCGGAATCCGCTTTATCTCGGCACCATCGTGCACACGTTTGGCCTTGCGCTGCTGATGCCTCCGAGCGGCGCGATCTTCGCTCTGGTGTTCGTCACAGGCCTCGAGCTTGTGCTCATTGCCTGCGAGGAGCCATTTCTGACGGCGAAGCTTGGCGATGCGTATACGGCCTATCGGGCGCGGGTTCCACGGATTGTTCCGGCGCTCACGCCACGGGTTCCGCAGTCGGAGATGCAAGCGCACTGGAAGACGGCCTTCCCCGCCGAGATCTACTACTGGGGCTTCTTTCTTACGTGGCTGGTTGTCGGATGGAAGTACAACGCCTCGCTGATGACGCAGGGAGTGTTGATCTCGCTGGGGGTCGCGCTGGTGGTTCGGGCGCTTCTGCCTCGGCAGGCGGAAAAGGCTTAA